GAGCCCGGCCAGCCGGTCGGTGAGCACCGCCCGGGGCAGGGAGAGGTGCGCGGCGAACTCGCCGAACCTGCGGACGCCGTAGAAGGCGTCCCGCAGGATCAGCAGCGTCCACCGCTCGCCGACGACCTCCATCGCGCGGGAGAGGGAGCAGGTCTGGCCGCGGTAGTCGCGCGGAAGGGTCATGGCGGGCAGCGTACGCGAAAGAGTTCGGTCACTGAACTCTTTTCGCGCGGAGGTGCCGTCGGCCGGCCACGCGGAGGTGCCGACGGGCCCCGGCGCGGAGGGGCCGGTGGGCCCCCGTGCGCAGGCGCGGCGGGTATTTCTGTTCGAGCGAAGGGGGCGACTAGGCTCACGCTCACCATGAACCAGCCCACGGAACCCAAGGCCGACAAGGCGGGGGTGCGCCGGCACAACCTGAGCCTCGTCCTCAGGACCGTCCACGACGCCGGCGAGACCACCCGGGCCGCCGTCGCCGCCCGCGTCGGACTCACCCGGCCCGCCGTCTCCTCCCTCGTGGAACAACTCCTCGACCTCGGGTTCCTGGTCGAGTCCGGCAAGACCTTCAGCGGCCAGGCGGGCCGCCCCGGCACCGTCCTCAAGCCGGCCGGGACCGGCCCGGCCGGCCTCGGCGTCGAGATCAACGTCGCCTACGTCTCCGTCTGCCTGGTGGACCTCACCGGCACCGACCGGATCCGCCGCACCGTCCGCGTCGACAACCGCGCCGCCGCCCCCGAGGTCCTCGACCGCGCCGCCCGCGTCGCCGCAGAGGCGCTCTCGGAGGCCGAGGCGCTCGGTCTGAGCCCGGCCGGAGCCGCCCTCGCCCTGCCCGGCCTGATCTCCGGCGGCACCGTCCGCCAGGCCCCCAACCTCGGCTGGCACGACACCCCCGCCGAGCGCCTCTTCGGCGACGCCCTCGCCGCCCTCCGCCCCGGCGCCCACGGGCTCCCGGTCGCCTCCGACAACGAGGCGAACATGGCGGCCCTCGCCGAACTCCGCTTCGGCGCCGCCGGCACGCCCCGCACCTTCCTCCACCTCACCGGCGAGACCGGCGTCGGCGGCGCCGTCGTCGTCCACGGCGAACTCCTGCGCGGCGCCCACGGCTTCGCGGGGGAGATCGGTCACCTCGTCGTCGACGCCGAGGGGCCCCGCTGCCGCTGCGGTTCCCGCGGCTGCCTGGAGCAGTACGCCGGTCAGGCCGCGCTGCTGGGCGCGACGGGCGCCGCGGACGTCGACGACCTCGCCGCCCGCGCCGAGCGCGCCGACCCGCGGGCGCTCGCGGCCCTCGCCGAGGCCGGCCGGATGCTCGGCCGCGCCCTCTCCGGTGCGGTCAACCTCCTCGACCCCGAGGCCGTCGTCCTCGGCGGGATCTACCCCCGGCTGATGCCCTGGCTGGCCCCGGCCGTCACCGCCGAACTCGCCGAACGGGTCGTCTCCGGCCTCTGGCCCGCCGACGCCCTCCGCCTGCGGGCCGCCTCCCCGGCCACCGACGCGGCCCGGGGCGCCGCCGCCCTCGTCCTCCACGACGTCCTCGCCGACCCGCTCGCCCACACCCGCTGACCCTGCCCGGCCGGCGAGGAAAAGGCGCGAGGGCGGCGCGAACTCCCCAGTAGGGTGCGGGAATGCCGGACATCGTCATTCCCCCCAAGCCGCGCCCCGGCGACCGGGTCGCCGTCCTCTCGCCCGCCGCCGGGCTGCCCGAAGTGCTGCCGCTGCCCTTCGAGTGGGGGCTGCGGCGCCTGTCGGAGGAGTACGGGCTCGTGCCCGTCGAGTACCCGACCACGCGCAAGCTCGGCGCCTCGGCCGAGGACCGGGCCGCCGACCTGCACGCGGCCTTCGCCGATCCCACCGTGAAGGCGATCGTCGCCAGCATCGGCGGCGACGACCAGATCACCCTTCTCCCGCACGTCGACGCCGCGTTGATCCGTGCGAACCCGAAGCCGTTCTTCGGGTTCAGCGACAACACCAACCTGCTGATGCGGCTGTGGAACCTCGGCGTCGTCGGCTACCACGGGGCCTCCGTGATGACGCAGTTCGGCCGCCCCGGCGCCGTCCACCCCGTCACCGACGCCTCGGTCCGGGCCGCGCTCTTCGGCTCGGGACCGTACGACCTGCCGGACCCGACCGAGACCAACGACGTCGAGCGTCCCTGGGAGGACCCCCGCACCTTCGACTCCGCGCCCGTCATGGAGCCCGCCGGGCCCTGGCACTGGCACCGGGCCGACCGGGTGGTCGAGGGCCGCTCCTGGGGCGGCTGCCTGGAGACCGTCGCCCAACTCCTCATGGCGGGCGGCGAGATCGCGGAGCCGGAGGCGTACGAGGGCGGGGTGCTGTTCCTGGAGACCTCGGAGCTGCTGCCCTCCGCCGACGAGGTCTTCCGGATCCTGCGGGCGATGGGGGAGCGGGGCCTGCTCGCCCGCTTCCCCGCGCTCCTCATGGGCCGGGCCTGCGCCTGGTCCTTCGACTCCCCCCACGACCCGGCCGCCCGGGCCGCCTACCGGGAGTCCCAGCGCGCCGCCGTGCTCCGCGCGCTGGACGCCTACGCCCCCGACACCCTGGCCGTCTTCGACGTGGACCTCGGGCACACCGACCCGCAGGTGGTGATCCCGTACGGCGGCACGATCCGTGTGGACGGCCCCGCCCGCCGCATCACGGTCACGTACTGACGCGGCGGGCGGGGCGCGGGGAAAGGACGGACCCGCTCGCCCTATCCCGCCTCCCGCCCCCGCCGGACCAGGTGGTCCCGCACCAGCGCCACGTGCGGTGGGGCCGGCGGGCCGGGGCGCTGCACCAGGAAGCCCGTGTTGATCGGCGGGTCCTCCGGCAGGTGCAGCGGGACGAGGGCGCCCGAGGCCAGCTCCGCGGCGCACAGGTAGCGGGGCAGGACGCTCACCCCGGCACCGCCCGCCACCGCCGCCCGGACCGCCCGCAGGTCCGGGACGGTCACCGCGGGCACGGCCGTCAGACGCCGGCCGAAGACGTGGCGCCAGTACCGGCGCAGAATCGGCAGGTCCTCGGCGTACGCCACGAGCGGTACGCCGTGCAGCGCGGCCGGGCCCTCCTCGGCGATCCGGCCGCCGATCCGCTCGGCCCACACCGGCGCGGCCACCAGGACGAACTCCTCGTCGTCGAGCGGCAGCCAGGCGAGGCTGCGGCCCCGGGGCCGTACCGTCGACACCACCAGGTCGTGCCGGCCCGCGCGGAGCTCGTCCAGCAGGCCGTCCGTCAGGCCGAAGGCGATCCGCAGCCGCACGCCCCGCTCCACCAGCGGCGCCAGCGTCGGCAGCACGGCGTGCGACAGGTACTCGGCCGGGCCAGCCAGGTGGACCGGCTCCGCCGGGCCCTCCTCGCCCGGCGCCCCGGCCGCCGCGCCGGCGGCGGCGCTCAGCGCGTCCAGCGGGCCCATCACCCGCGCCGCCAGATCGTCCGCGAACGGCGTCGGCGCCACCCCGCGCGGCAGCCGCTCGAACAGCTCCCGCCCGAGCCGGCCCTCCAGGGCCCGGATCTGCGCGGTCACCGTGGGCTGCGACAGGCCCAGCACCCGGGCGCCGGCGGTGAAGGCCCCGGCGCGGTACACGGCGAGGAAGGTCCGCAGCAGATTCAGGTCCGGCGGCCCGGCCGGCCCCGGTCCGGGCCCCGCCGGTATTCCCGGTGATCCATCGGAATTCCTATCGTCCACATGTCCGAGCCTATTGGATTCCCATGGGTCCGGACGCCTACGGTCGAACCCTCGCCGTCCGGACGACGCCCCTCCAGGGGCCCGGCACGGCGACCCGCCCCCCTTCGCGACCGAGAGGCCCCGCAGACCCATGTCGAAGATCCTTTTCGTGCTGACCGGCGCCGACCACTGGACCCTCGCCGACGGCACCGAGCACCCCACCGGCTTCTGGGCCGAGGAGGCCGCCGCGCCCTACGAGGCGTTCACCGCCGCCGGCCACGAGGTCGTCGTCGCCACCCCCGGCGGCGTCGTCCCCACCGTCGACCGGGGCAGCCTCGCCCCCGAGGCCAACGGCGGCCCCGAGGGCGCCGCCCGGGTGGCCGCCACCCTCGACGCCTTCGCCCAGCTCCGCACCCCGATCCGCCTGGAGGACGTCGACCTCGCCGAGTACGACGCCGTCTTCTACCCCGGCGGCCACGGCCCCATGGAGGACCTCGCCGTGAACGCCGACTCCGGGCGCCTGCTGATCGACGCGCTCGGCTCCGGCAAGCCGCTCGCCGTCGTCTGCCACGGTCCGGCCGCCCTGCTCGCCGCCGTGGGCGAGGACGGCACGAACGCCTTCGCCGGCTACCGCGTCGCCGCGTTCACCGACGCCGAGGAGACCCAGGCGGGCCTCGCCGACCGGGCGAAGTGGCTCCTGGAGACGCGGCTCCGCGAGGAGGGCGTCGACGTCCAGGCGGGCGAGCCGTGGACCCCGCACGTCGTCGTCGACCGCAACCTGATCACCGGCCAGAACCCGGCCTCCTCCGCCCCGCTGGCGACCGAGGTCCTCAAGCGCCTCTCCTGAGCGGCGCCCCGGCGGGGGCGGCGGCCGGGTGCCGCCCCCGCTCTCATCCGGCTCTCACGCGGGCCTTATCCCGGCCTCACACGGCGGCCCTACCTTCGCCGCCATGTTCTTCACCTACCTCCGGCGCGAACTGCGCCGTCGCCGAAAGGCGGCGCTCGTCGTCGCCTCCGGGCTCGCGCTCGGCATCGCGCTGGTCATCGTCGTGACCTCGGTCTCCGCCGGGATGAAGCAGGCCCAGGGCAAGGTCCTGGAATCCCTCTACGGGCTCGGCACGGACCTCACGGTGACCAAGGCCCAGGAGCGGCCCGCCGACGGCGCGCAGCCCGCGCGGCCCCGGTTCGAGTTCCAGGGCCGGGACGACGGGGAGGCACAGAGCAGCGACCGGCTGATGGTCCAGGGCCTCCAGACCCTCGCCGACTCCACCGTGGCCACCGTGGCGAAGCAGGCGGGCGTGGACCGGGCCGTCGGTGGCCTCAGCCTCGTCAACCTGAAGATCGACGGCGAGTTCCGGCGCGGCGAGATCCAGCGCGGCGAAGGCCAGGCGGAAGGGCAGCCGCAGGGCCCGGGGAAGGCGCAGGGCGGCACCGGCGGCGGTCCCGGCGACACCGTCACCGGCGGCGGCGCCGCCTTCGACGTCGACTCCTTCACCCTCTACGGCACCGACGTCACCAGCCCCGACCTCGGCCCCCTCACCACCTCCACCGTCACCGAGGGCCGCACGTTCAAGACCACCGAGACCGACGCCGACGTCGTCGTGGTCGACAGCGCCTACGCCCAGCAGCAGGACCTCGCCGTCGGCGACGAACTCACCGTCAAGGGCGTGGCGTTCGAGGTCATCGGCATCGCCACCGCCGACAGCGGCCAGTCCGCCGCCCAGGTCTACCTCCCGCTCCAGCGGGCGCAGACCCTCTCCGGCTCGGCCGGCAAGGTCACCACGGTCTACGTCAAGGCCACCGACTCGACGCGGATCGACGCCGTCAAGGCGGCCATCCAGAA
The Streptomyces roseofulvus genome window above contains:
- a CDS encoding LysR family transcriptional regulator, which encodes MDDRNSDGSPGIPAGPGPGPAGPPDLNLLRTFLAVYRAGAFTAGARVLGLSQPTVTAQIRALEGRLGRELFERLPRGVAPTPFADDLAARVMGPLDALSAAAGAAAGAPGEEGPAEPVHLAGPAEYLSHAVLPTLAPLVERGVRLRIAFGLTDGLLDELRAGRHDLVVSTVRPRGRSLAWLPLDDEEFVLVAAPVWAERIGGRIAEEGPAALHGVPLVAYAEDLPILRRYWRHVFGRRLTAVPAVTVPDLRAVRAAVAGGAGVSVLPRYLCAAELASGALVPLHLPEDPPINTGFLVQRPGPPAPPHVALVRDHLVRRGREAG
- a CDS encoding type 1 glutamine amidotransferase domain-containing protein, giving the protein MSKILFVLTGADHWTLADGTEHPTGFWAEEAAAPYEAFTAAGHEVVVATPGGVVPTVDRGSLAPEANGGPEGAARVAATLDAFAQLRTPIRLEDVDLAEYDAVFYPGGHGPMEDLAVNADSGRLLIDALGSGKPLAVVCHGPAALLAAVGEDGTNAFAGYRVAAFTDAEETQAGLADRAKWLLETRLREEGVDVQAGEPWTPHVVVDRNLITGQNPASSAPLATEVLKRLS
- a CDS encoding S66 peptidase family protein gives rise to the protein MPDIVIPPKPRPGDRVAVLSPAAGLPEVLPLPFEWGLRRLSEEYGLVPVEYPTTRKLGASAEDRAADLHAAFADPTVKAIVASIGGDDQITLLPHVDAALIRANPKPFFGFSDNTNLLMRLWNLGVVGYHGASVMTQFGRPGAVHPVTDASVRAALFGSGPYDLPDPTETNDVERPWEDPRTFDSAPVMEPAGPWHWHRADRVVEGRSWGGCLETVAQLLMAGGEIAEPEAYEGGVLFLETSELLPSADEVFRILRAMGERGLLARFPALLMGRACAWSFDSPHDPAARAAYRESQRAAVLRALDAYAPDTLAVFDVDLGHTDPQVVIPYGGTIRVDGPARRITVTY
- a CDS encoding ABC transporter permease, which gives rise to MFFTYLRRELRRRRKAALVVASGLALGIALVIVVTSVSAGMKQAQGKVLESLYGLGTDLTVTKAQERPADGAQPARPRFEFQGRDDGEAQSSDRLMVQGLQTLADSTVATVAKQAGVDRAVGGLSLVNLKIDGEFRRGEIQRGEGQAEGQPQGPGKAQGGTGGGPGDTVTGGGAAFDVDSFTLYGTDVTSPDLGPLTTSTVTEGRTFKTTETDADVVVVDSAYAQQQDLAVGDELTVKGVAFEVIGIATADSGQSAAQVYLPLQRAQTLSGSAGKVTTVYVKATDSTRIDAVKAAIQKNVAGTTVTTSADLAQTVSGSLDTAAGLASSVGRWLSYAVLLAAVLVAGLLTSSAVSRRVREFGTLKALGWKSGRVTRQVVGEALVNGVIGGALGIAAGLAGAYAVTAASPTLTAELGSATGGFAGRGGGMVLGGPGMARTAAGRSVDIALTAPVSLATVGLAVLLALVGGLVAGAFGAWRASRLRPADALRRVA
- a CDS encoding ROK family transcriptional regulator; amino-acid sequence: MNQPTEPKADKAGVRRHNLSLVLRTVHDAGETTRAAVAARVGLTRPAVSSLVEQLLDLGFLVESGKTFSGQAGRPGTVLKPAGTGPAGLGVEINVAYVSVCLVDLTGTDRIRRTVRVDNRAAAPEVLDRAARVAAEALSEAEALGLSPAGAALALPGLISGGTVRQAPNLGWHDTPAERLFGDALAALRPGAHGLPVASDNEANMAALAELRFGAAGTPRTFLHLTGETGVGGAVVVHGELLRGAHGFAGEIGHLVVDAEGPRCRCGSRGCLEQYAGQAALLGATGAADVDDLAARAERADPRALAALAEAGRMLGRALSGAVNLLDPEAVVLGGIYPRLMPWLAPAVTAELAERVVSGLWPADALRLRAASPATDAARGAAALVLHDVLADPLAHTR